The DNA segment AGATATAACTAAGGGGAAGCATTATAATAAAATAAAGGCAATTTTTTTATCTGGAATTACTTTTGGTGGATTTAACATTGCAAATCTCTGGGAGATTTATAGAAAAACTAAAAAGCCAGTTATTGTAGTCATTGATAAGTATCCAAATAAGGAGAAAATATTTTCAGCCCTTAAAAAATACTTTGACGATGCAGATGAAAGAATAAATCTCATAAAATCCTTTCCAGATGTAGAAAAATTAGATAATATTTATGTTCAGTATGTTGGAACTAATAGAGATTTTGTTAAAAATATTGTTAAAAAGACAAAACTTAAAAGTAAGATTCCAGAATGTTTGAGAATATCCCATTTAATTGGTAGAGGATTCTTAGAGTTGAAAAAAATAAATTATAAAAATTTAGAATAATTTTTATTTAGACAGTAAATGTATTTTCTTCTATTATATTTTTCTCTTATTAATCCACAGAATATTAACTTATGTAGTTCATTATAAAATTCTTTTGGAGTAATACCTTTTTCTTTTGCAAGATCTAAAAACCTTCCTTTACCTTTAATTGGCTCATATTCTTTTAAAATATCTATTAACTTACTCTCAATCTTCATATCCAATTCTTTTAAGATTTTACTTATTCTATTCTTTATATTGTTCTCTTTAAGTTCTTTAATTTTTTCTTTTGGAGCATAAATAGAGATATTCCAAAGTCTAATTTCGGATGGTCTTAAGCTTTTAGCCAAAGGAGATACATCATCTAATCTATTAACACCCTTCTCAGATATTACATAAACATTGTGTTCTTCCATTTTAGGTATTGGATATATATCAATAAATAAATCGCATCCAAATTCCTCATAAAGTTTTTCCTCTAATGACAATATCTCTTTTTCTCCTAAATTAACAAAAATCCATCTTTCTATTGGCTTTAAGTCAAAATAACTGTAAGTTATAACATTTTTGTATAAGTTTCTTTTGTCTAATCTATTCATTAAGTAGTTTTCAGAGTTTCTTAAAAAAGACACTAAATCAATATCATCCATTTTAGACAAATCCTTTAAATTTAAATTCTTTTTGTGAATTTCTCCAATAACTGCTCTTTTTAACATTGTATCTGCTATTCTAACCGTTGGATGCATATAAACAGCAGAATACATTTGATGCCTTGCAACTAACAAAGATTCTATTGCTTGGATTCCCTTCATCAATATGCCAATTTTAGGAGTTCCAAAACTTTCAAAAGTCGTTATACTTCTTAAAATTCTTGGTAAATCTATCATTCCATAGGCAGTTCCAGTGTGGTAACTATCCCTCAATAGATAATCCATTCTATCAGCATCGACATCCCCAGAAATTATCTTTCCTTCTAAATTTTTTCTTTTTAAAGTATCTATTACTTCTTTTTTTGAAAAATTTCCTAAATCCATATGTTTAATTTTTTCTTTTGTAATATATTCATGGTTATAGCCACATATTTCTAATGTGTGTGAAAAAGGAGGATGTCCTATATCGTGTAATAACGCAGAAACTCTTGTAAGTTCAATATCTGTATTAATTTTTTCTGCTATTTTAGAGGCTATAAACATAGTTCCTATAGAATGCTCAAATCTTGTATGATTAGCAGATGGATATACTAAATATGTTAAACCTGTCTGTTTTATATTCCTCAATCTTTGAAATTCTTCACTGTCTATAATATTTACTATATTTTCTTCTAAATAAATATCTTTGTGAATTGAATCTCTAATAACTTTTGTCATCATCTCCCAATTTAAAAAATAGATATTAAACTACTAATATAGTTATCTGCCTATAAAAAAATAAAGATAGATTTAGAGATTAGACAACCTCTTTACTTTCTTCTTTTTTCTTTTCAGTTGTTGTAGTTCTACCATACTCTTGGGCTAATTTTTCATAAATTCTCATGTCTTCTTTACTTACTGATGGTTTAATCTTTTCGAGGGCTTTCATGAAGTGTTCTCTTTTAACTTTTACATCTTTTGTTGAAACTTTCAATCTTATACTTTCAATGTCTTTTAGCACATTTTTAAGTTCATCTAATATTGTTGTAAATCTTTGAATTACATTTTGTGTAGTTTTAATTATTTCATCAATTTCTTCAGCAGAAACTTTTTGTGATAAGTTTCCTAACTTGTTCTCTAAGTTGTAAATGTTGTCTATCATTTCTTTTAACTTGTCTAATAAGTCTTTTAAGTATTTTGCTAATTTCTCTGCTTCTTCTTTTTCAGATGGTTTTAAGTCCTCTTTGTTTATAATTTCAAGGAAGTTGTTTAATTCTTTCTCTACAGCCTCAATTTTCTCTTTGGCTGGAGTTAATACACTTATTATATTTCTTATAGCATTGTTTAGTTCGGCAAATTCTCCAGCCTCTGCTGACTCTTTCTCTTTTGTAGCTTTAATTACACTGTTTAATTCAACTGCTGTTCTCTTAAATGCTCCTGATATACTTTGTAAGTAGTTAATTAAATCTCTCAATGCAGTTTCAATTCCCCATGGATTTCCTATACTCTCTCTAACTGCTAACATTGCTGCCTCTCTACATATTGCCTCTATATCAGCCCCAGTGTATCCTTCAGTTTTCTTAGCCAATTCTTCTAAATTAACATCTTCTGCTAAGTTCATACCTCTGGTGTGTATCTTGAATATATCCAATCTTGCCTTTTCATCAGGAACTGGGACTAATATTACCCTGTCTAATCTTCCTGGTCTTAATAATGCTGGGTCTATTATATCTGGTCTGTTAGTTGCCGCTATAACGACAACATCCTTTGGTTCTTCCATTCCATCTAATTCAGTTAATAATTGGTTGACAACTTTATCAGTAACTGCTGAACTTATATCTCTACCTCTCTTTGGAGCTATGGCATCAATCTCATCAAAGAATATTATACATGGTGCTGACTGTCTTGCCTTTCTAAATATCTCTCTTATTGCTTTCTCTGAATTGTGTAATAAAACTCCATATCCTCCTAAGAAGTTATGCCCCTCTACAACTTCAACGACGTCATAAACATAAGTATCATCCCTATTTAAATAATTAATTTCCTTTATCCTATCAAAGTATAAATCTTCTAACAAGACTTTCTTTAACGCTTTTTTCACAACCCTATCTGAGTAGTGTTCAACTTCCATATATGCATAAAGTTCTCCAACAAGTTCTTTTGGAATATTTCTCTTTCCTCTTGTCCATTTCTTAGATTTTATAAATTCTTCTAATGGTTTATTCTTTCTTTCTTGTATAAATCCTATTTCTTTTGAGAATACTTCAAACTGCTCTACTCTGCCTATTAATATTCTATATTCAATATTTCCTACCCTATTTGTTCTTTCTTTTATCCTTGCAAATATACCAAACATTGATAGGGCAATCAATAGCTCTTCTGCTAATGTTTTAGATACTGTAACAGCTTCAATTGTTCCAGTTCTTTTATGATTCCTTAAGTAGAATGAACCATCTCCAGAAAAGTAACCTTTTAGAATACTTGCCAATAAATCTTTCTTTAAAGATAATGCCTTTCCTAATTTTTTGTTCTTTGCCCCTACTCCAAACTCTTTACATAATTCAACAAACCATCTTGTTTTAATCCAGTAAGAGCCATCTTTTTTATAATATTTTCCTTCAATGTTTTCCTCTTTTGTTATCCTATCTATTTCTTTTATAATTTCAATGTCTTTTGTATGTATTCTTACATAGTCCTTGTTTATATCTCCCTCAGAGAGATACAAACCTATTAATTCTGCAACATTTTTGTTAATTTTTATTCTTGAAATTTCATCCTTATCTCCAGATGGAATATTATTTACTAATACAATCCAATCTCCTTTTTTCAATTCAGATGTTGGAATAGAAACTATTTCTCCATCTTTTACTGTAAATACTGAATGGTCTAATGTAACTTTAACCTTTCTACCAGATTCTGTAATAATCTCAACTATTGGAGAGGTTCTTAAATGCTTTGAAATCTTTTCAATTTTAGACCATCTAACCTTTCCATCTACAACTGAAACTACTTCAATATCTTTTCCATTTAACCATTCTTCATAAAGTTTTTCAATTTCAATTAGCTCTATTTCACCATTTATTTTTGCTAAAACCTTCTCATCTTTAGGTATTGATTCACCTACCCACTTACTAAATATTTCTGGCCCTTTAACGCTTATGAAGTTTGCTCCACTTTCGTTAGCAACAGCCTTAGCTAACAATGTCTTACCAGTTCCTGGTGGTCCAAAGAGTAAAACTCCTTTTGGTGGTCTTATTCCTATCTTATCAAACACTTCCTTAGCCTTTAATGGCCATTCTACTGCCTCTCTAAGTTCTTGCTTAACATTCTCTAATCCTCCAATATCCTCCCACTTAACATTTGGAACTTCAACTAAAACTTCTCTCATTGCTGATGGTTCTACATCTTTCAATGCTTCTTTGAAGTCATCCATTGTAACTTTTAAGTTGTCTAAAACTTCTTTTGGAATCTCCTCTGCTTCTAAGTCAATGTTTGGTAATATTCTTCTTAATGCTCTCATTGCCGCTTCTTTACATAAAGCCGCTAAGTCAGCCCCTACAAATCCATGGGTTACCTCTGCCAAGTAGTCTAAGTCAACATCTTCAGCTAATGGCATGTTTCTTGTGTGTATTTGTAATATCTCTTTTCTACCTTCTCTGTCTGGAACTCCTATGTAAATCTCTCTGTCAAATCTTCCTGGTCTTCTCAATGCAGGATCTAATGCATCAGGTCTGTTAGTTGCTCCAATAACTACAACTTGTCCTCTTCCTTTTAATCCATCCATTAATGTTAATAATTGAGCAACTAACCTTCTTTCAACTTCTCCTGTAGCCTCATCTCTCTTTGGAGCAATAGCGTCAATTTCATCAATGAATATTATTGATGGTGCATTCTCCTCAGCTTCTTCAAATATCTTTCTTAAGTTTTCTTCAGTTTCTCCAACATACTTACTCATTATTTCTGGTCCATTTATGACATAGAAGTTTGCTCCTGCTTCATTAGCTACAGCTTTAGCTAACAAGGTCTTACCGGTTCCAGGTGGTCCTACTAATAAAACTCCCTTAGGTGGTTCAATTCCTAACTTTTCAAACAACTCAGGGTGTCTCATTGGAAGTTCTATCATTTCTCTAACTTTTCTAACTTCTTCTTTTAAACCACCAATATCTTCATAAGTAACATCTGGAATCTTAGTTTCTTTAATTTCACTAACTGGCTCTTCTTTCAATTCAACATGTGTAAATTCAGTTACTCTAACAGGTCCTGCTGGTGATGTGCTAACAACAACAAATGTTAAGGCAGTTCCTAAAACTCCAATTGTTACTTTTGAACCTTTGCTTAATACTTGTCCTAATATTTTTCTCTTTATGAAATCTTCAAATCCTGGACCAAATCTAATTGGCTGAGTT comes from the Methanocaldococcus sp. genome and includes:
- a CDS encoding DUF99 family protein, whose protein sequence is MKDEIEVIGFDDAPFNKNDKVCILIGTFMRGNKIIDGVYFREFKKDEMDVTDKIIDITKGKHYNKIKAIFLSGITFGGFNIANLWEIYRKTKKPVIVVIDKYPNKEKIFSALKKYFDDADERINLIKSFPDVEKLDNIYVQYVGTNRDFVKNIVKKTKLKSKIPECLRISHLIGRGFLELKKINYKNLE
- a CDS encoding HD domain-containing protein, whose product is MTKVIRDSIHKDIYLEENIVNIIDSEEFQRLRNIKQTGLTYLVYPSANHTRFEHSIGTMFIASKIAEKINTDIELTRVSALLHDIGHPPFSHTLEICGYNHEYITKEKIKHMDLGNFSKKEVIDTLKRKNLEGKIISGDVDADRMDYLLRDSYHTGTAYGMIDLPRILRSITTFESFGTPKIGILMKGIQAIESLLVARHQMYSAVYMHPTVRIADTMLKRAVIGEIHKKNLNLKDLSKMDDIDLVSFLRNSENYLMNRLDKRNLYKNVITYSYFDLKPIERWIFVNLGEKEILSLEEKLYEEFGCDLFIDIYPIPKMEEHNVYVISEKGVNRLDDVSPLAKSLRPSEIRLWNISIYAPKEKIKELKENNIKNRISKILKELDMKIESKLIDILKEYEPIKGKGRFLDLAKEKGITPKEFYNELHKLIFCGLIREKYNRRKYIYCLNKNYSKFL